The following proteins are co-located in the Chloroflexota bacterium genome:
- a CDS encoding ParB/RepB/Spo0J family partition protein, translated as MSAPSGGRRTGLGRGLGALIPQATDGPSPHEVDVDRIMPNPWQPRLEMDEAALAELVQSIREHGILQPLIVSRADNDSYALVAGERRWRAAKAAGLLTVPIVVKETTPRQRLELALVENIQRQDLSPLETALAYRQLIDEHQLTQEAVATRVGKSRASVANALRLLQLPPAARDALARGQITEGHARALLSCSTPELGAMLLEAILERGLSVRQAEELARRLNAAGPDASLKRPEPRQLPPDAAAIEDRFRQALGTKVQLYKSRRGGRLVIHFYSDEELGGLYEAICGPEDELR; from the coding sequence ATGAGCGCGCCGAGCGGCGGCCGGCGGACCGGACTCGGGCGGGGCCTGGGCGCGCTGATCCCCCAGGCGACGGACGGCCCCAGCCCGCACGAGGTCGATGTCGACCGGATCATGCCGAACCCCTGGCAGCCACGCCTGGAGATGGACGAGGCCGCCCTGGCCGAGCTGGTGCAGTCGATCCGCGAGCACGGCATCCTGCAACCGCTGATCGTGAGCCGCGCCGACAACGACAGCTACGCCCTGGTGGCCGGCGAACGCCGCTGGCGCGCGGCGAAGGCAGCCGGCCTGCTGACCGTCCCGATTGTCGTCAAGGAAACGACGCCCCGTCAGCGCCTGGAGCTGGCGCTGGTCGAGAACATCCAGCGGCAGGACTTGAGCCCGCTGGAGACGGCGCTGGCCTACCGGCAGCTCATCGACGAGCATCAGTTGACCCAGGAGGCCGTCGCGACACGAGTCGGCAAGAGCCGGGCGTCCGTGGCGAACGCCCTCCGCCTGCTCCAGTTGCCGCCGGCCGCCCGCGACGCCCTGGCACGCGGGCAGATCACCGAGGGGCACGCCCGGGCGCTGCTCTCCTGCTCCACGCCGGAGCTTGGCGCGATGCTCCTGGAGGCGATCCTCGAACGGGGGCTGTCGGTCCGGCAGGCCGAGGAGCTTGCCCGGCGGTTGAACGCGGCCGGCCCAGACGCCTCGCTGAAGCGCCCCGAGCCGCGCCAGCTTCCGCCGGACGCCGCCGCCATCGAGGACCGCTTCCGGCAGGCGCTCGGCACGAAGGTGCAGCTCTACAAGAGCCGGCGCGGCGGCCGGCTGGTCATCCACTTCTACTCGGACGAGGAGCTGGGCGGCCTGTACGAGGCGATCTGCGGTCCGGAAGACGAGCTGCGCTGA
- the rpmH gene encoding 50S ribosomal protein L34 has translation MAKRTYQPKRVPRKREHGFLKRMSSPGGRHVLRRRRLRGRKRLTVV, from the coding sequence GTGGCGAAACGAACGTATCAGCCGAAGCGCGTGCCACGAAAGCGCGAGCACGGCTTCCTCAAGCGGATGAGCAGCCCGGGTGGGCGTCACGTACTGCGCCGCCGGCGGCTCCGGGGACGCAAGCGACTGACGGTCGTGTAG
- a CDS encoding ParA family protein, translating into MPARIITVANQKGGVGKTTTAVSLGAELASNQKVLLIDLDPQANATSSLGLTDPERERSTYDVLLGDASLADIILHTDIPGLDLAPADRVLAGAQIELVDLPDRERRLDAAIRALLSASSGDQDDDGYDLVLIDTPPSLGLLTLNALAASDHVLIPVQSEYLALEGLSQLVETLEMVRGSLNGRLALIGILLTMLDARTNLSLQVANEVRKHFPAATFQTAIPRSVRLSEAPSYGRPIKLHDPSSRGAQAYTELAGELLDRLGLRRAAVSEAKGA; encoded by the coding sequence ATGCCGGCACGGATCATCACCGTCGCCAACCAGAAGGGCGGCGTCGGCAAGACGACGACGGCGGTCAGCCTGGGGGCCGAGCTTGCCAGCAACCAGAAGGTGCTGCTGATCGACCTCGACCCCCAGGCGAACGCCACCAGCTCGCTCGGCTTGACCGACCCCGAGCGCGAGCGCTCGACCTACGACGTCCTCCTGGGCGACGCCTCGTTGGCCGACATCATCCTGCACACGGACATCCCGGGGCTGGATCTCGCGCCGGCCGACCGGGTGCTGGCGGGCGCCCAGATCGAGCTGGTGGATCTGCCAGACCGCGAGCGCCGCCTGGACGCTGCGATTCGAGCGCTGCTCTCGGCGTCATCCGGCGACCAGGACGACGACGGCTACGATCTCGTGCTGATCGACACGCCGCCGTCGCTCGGCCTGCTGACGCTCAACGCCCTGGCCGCCTCCGATCACGTCCTGATCCCCGTGCAGAGCGAGTACCTGGCCCTTGAAGGGCTGAGTCAACTGGTCGAGACGCTGGAGATGGTGCGCGGCTCGCTGAACGGCCGGCTGGCGCTGATCGGCATCCTGCTGACGATGCTGGACGCCCGCACGAACCTGAGCCTGCAGGTTGCCAACGAGGTCCGCAAGCACTTCCCGGCCGCCACCTTCCAGACGGCGATCCCGCGCTCGGTCCGGCTCAGCGAGGCCCCCAGCTACGGCCGGCCGATCAAGCTGCACGATCCGTCCTCGCGTGGGGCGCAAGCCTACACCGAGCTGGCCGGTGAGCTCTTGGACCGGCTCGGGCTGCGCCGGGCGGCTGTCTCCGAGGCGAAGGGCGCATGA
- a CDS encoding membrane protein insertase YidC, whose translation MSNPFDIFLPVFVPFVMILEDGLKLLAQATGSGGLAIILFTVFLKLLLTPLSLMQTKSMKAMQAIQPEIAALKKKYPKDRERLAQEQMRLYKEHGVNPAAGCLPMIPMMIVLIGLYQALIHLSCDPENLANISATYCDPLRSDKAFHDAWLWISNLGAPDSYHIGGIPIPGVLPILMLITQFGYGKLTPTSGPSDDPQQQMMQRMTTYFMPLMLFFFSFNFPAGLVLYWTISNLFEIFRMGITVSWDPLRPENLFGGLWGAPAAASLPASPPTKRLAARRDEDVEEDSVDADEPLNPPPGRPPGGSRKKKGKRSGKR comes from the coding sequence GTGAGCAACCCGTTCGACATCTTCTTGCCCGTCTTCGTCCCCTTCGTGATGATCCTCGAAGACGGGCTCAAGCTGCTGGCACAGGCCACGGGCAGCGGCGGCCTCGCCATCATCCTCTTCACGGTCTTCCTCAAGCTCCTGCTCACCCCGCTGAGCCTGATGCAGACCAAGAGCATGAAGGCGATGCAAGCCATCCAGCCCGAGATCGCCGCCCTCAAGAAAAAGTATCCCAAGGACCGAGAGCGGCTCGCGCAGGAGCAGATGCGCCTGTACAAGGAGCACGGCGTCAACCCGGCCGCCGGCTGCCTCCCGATGATCCCGATGATGATCGTGCTCATCGGCCTGTACCAGGCCCTGATCCACCTCTCATGCGACCCTGAGAACCTCGCCAACATCTCGGCCACCTACTGCGATCCACTTCGCAGTGACAAGGCCTTCCACGACGCCTGGCTCTGGATTTCGAACCTCGGAGCGCCAGACTCCTACCACATCGGCGGCATCCCGATCCCGGGCGTCCTGCCGATCCTGATGCTCATCACCCAGTTCGGGTACGGCAAGCTGACGCCCACCAGCGGCCCGTCGGACGATCCGCAGCAGCAGATGATGCAGCGGATGACCACCTACTTCATGCCGCTGATGCTGTTCTTCTTCAGCTTCAACTTCCCGGCTGGACTGGTCCTCTACTGGACCATCAGCAACCTCTTCGAGATCTTCCGCATGGGTATCACCGTGAGTTGGGATCCACTCAGGCCGGAAAATCTCTTTGGCGGCCTCTGGGGCGCGCCTGCCGCCGCCAGCCTGCCCGCCTCACCCCCAACCAAGCGATTGGCCGCCCGGCGCGATGAGGACGTCGAGGAGGACTCCGTTGACGCCGATGAGCCACTGAATCCGCCGCCAGGGCGTCCGCCCGGTGGTAGCCGCAAGAAGAAGGGGAAGCGTAGTGGAAAGCGTTGA
- a CDS encoding KH domain-containing protein produces MESVEATGRTVDEAIENALDELGLERDDVTIEVLVQAGQGRPARVRVTPHEGIEFEDDEYEDDDEDDDDDEDDEEYDDEGDEDFEEDEEDDDLDDEEEDAPAVAVPARVPPPRRGAPAGRAGGHQESNRPAPAQISAEARPVADIALNVVQDLLDRMDLPSEVRVDSAEIDDSLPTIELSIHGEFGGILIGRRGETLQALQFIVGLLASRKAERRVRVVLDAEGYRERRARLLRDIALRSAERAQRYRQPVFLDPMTPAERRIVHMTLADHPGVSTHSVGEGDSRRVVVSPRQAQRFGGYGSR; encoded by the coding sequence GTGGAAAGCGTTGAGGCGACCGGCCGTACCGTCGATGAGGCGATCGAGAACGCCCTCGATGAGCTCGGGCTGGAGCGGGACGACGTCACCATTGAAGTGCTCGTGCAGGCTGGCCAGGGTCGGCCGGCCCGCGTCCGCGTCACCCCGCACGAAGGGATCGAGTTCGAGGACGACGAGTACGAAGACGACGACGAGGATGACGACGACGACGAGGATGACGAGGAGTACGACGACGAAGGCGATGAGGACTTCGAAGAGGATGAAGAGGACGACGACCTAGACGACGAGGAGGAAGACGCTCCCGCCGTCGCCGTGCCTGCCCGCGTGCCGCCGCCGCGCCGAGGCGCACCCGCCGGCCGGGCCGGTGGTCACCAGGAGAGTAACCGGCCGGCCCCGGCCCAGATCTCCGCGGAGGCCCGCCCGGTCGCCGACATCGCGCTCAACGTCGTGCAGGATCTGCTCGACCGCATGGATCTGCCCAGCGAGGTCCGCGTGGACAGCGCCGAGATCGACGATAGCCTCCCGACCATCGAGCTGAGCATCCACGGCGAGTTCGGCGGCATCCTCATCGGCCGGCGCGGCGAGACGCTCCAGGCCCTGCAGTTCATTGTCGGCCTGCTCGCCAGCCGCAAGGCCGAGCGCCGCGTCCGCGTGGTGCTCGACGCCGAGGGCTACCGCGAGCGTCGCGCGCGCCTGCTGCGAGACATCGCGCTGCGCTCGGCTGAGCGGGCGCAGCGGTACCGGCAGCCGGTCTTCCTCGATCCGATGACCCCGGCCGAGCGCCGCATCGTCCACATGACGCTCGCGGATCACCCCGGCGTCTCGACCCACAGCGTCGGCGAGGGTGACAGCCGCCGCGTCGTCGTCTCGCCGCGCCAGGCACAACGGTTTGGTGGGTATGGCTCCCGCTGA
- the yidD gene encoding membrane protein insertion efficiency factor YidD: protein MRLLALGIITVYQCTLSRLLPPACRFWPTCSRYSYEAIERYGVIQGGWLTLCRLSRCHPFHPGGYDPVR from the coding sequence ATGCGTCTCCTGGCCCTCGGCATCATCACCGTCTACCAGTGCACGCTCTCGCGGCTCCTGCCGCCGGCCTGCCGCTTCTGGCCGACCTGCTCGCGCTACTCCTACGAGGCCATCGAGCGGTACGGCGTCATCCAGGGTGGCTGGCTGACGCTCTGCCGACTCTCGCGCTGCCACCCGTTCCATCCGGGCGGCTACGACCCCGTTCGATGA
- a CDS encoding aminotransferase class I/II-fold pyridoxal phosphate-dependent enzyme — translation MDLQSLSTEQLVALQHRLRGRYEEFKARGINLNMARGKPGEDQLTLAQELLGLPGVDDATSESGDDVRNYFGEAQGLRETRRIFAGLMGAPIEQIVLGDNSSLALMHDVMAYAMLFGLPSSQRPWSKEDAVTFLCPAPGYDRHFGLCEGFGIKMIPIPMTGAGPDMDMVERLAGNDPTVRGIWCVPRFSNPTGDVYSEETVKRLAGMQTAAPDFTLFWDNAYGVHTLTETPPELANIVAATAEAGNPDRVFVFGSTSKITLAGAGIAMVATSPTNVTWLLKHMGRRSIGPDKINQLRHARFLKDEAGLKAHMAKHRAILAPKFARVHEMFAELLSGTGAATWTKPEGGYFISLDVMEGCAKRVVALAKEAGITVVPAGQTFPYSQDPRDTNIRIAPSYPSETEVEQAAEGIAICSLLAASEKILATRS, via the coding sequence ATGGATCTCCAATCCCTCTCGACAGAGCAGCTTGTCGCCCTGCAACACCGCCTCCGCGGCCGGTACGAGGAGTTCAAGGCGCGCGGCATCAATCTGAACATGGCGCGCGGCAAGCCGGGCGAGGATCAGTTGACCCTGGCACAGGAGCTGCTCGGTCTGCCGGGCGTTGACGACGCGACCTCTGAGTCGGGCGACGACGTCCGCAACTACTTCGGCGAGGCCCAGGGGCTGCGCGAGACGCGGCGCATCTTCGCTGGCCTGATGGGCGCGCCCATCGAGCAGATCGTGCTGGGCGACAACTCCAGCCTCGCGCTCATGCACGATGTCATGGCCTACGCCATGCTGTTCGGCCTGCCCAGCAGTCAGCGCCCCTGGAGCAAGGAAGACGCCGTCACCTTCCTGTGCCCTGCTCCCGGCTACGACCGCCACTTCGGCCTGTGCGAGGGTTTTGGGATCAAGATGATCCCGATCCCCATGACCGGCGCCGGGCCAGACATGGACATGGTCGAACGGCTGGCCGGCAACGACCCGACCGTTCGCGGCATCTGGTGCGTGCCGCGCTTCAGCAACCCGACGGGCGATGTCTACTCCGAGGAGACGGTGAAGCGGCTTGCGGGCATGCAGACCGCCGCGCCAGACTTCACCCTCTTCTGGGACAACGCCTACGGCGTCCACACGCTCACGGAGACCCCGCCCGAGCTGGCGAACATCGTTGCGGCGACGGCCGAGGCTGGCAACCCAGACCGGGTGTTCGTCTTCGGGTCCACCTCGAAGATCACGCTGGCGGGCGCTGGCATCGCGATGGTCGCGACCTCCCCCACCAACGTGACCTGGCTGCTCAAGCACATGGGACGACGGAGCATCGGCCCAGACAAGATCAATCAGTTGCGGCATGCCCGCTTCCTGAAGGACGAGGCCGGCCTGAAAGCCCACATGGCCAAGCACCGGGCGATCCTCGCGCCGAAGTTCGCGAGGGTCCACGAGATGTTCGCCGAGCTGCTCTCGGGCACCGGCGCGGCGACCTGGACGAAGCCCGAGGGAGGCTACTTCATCAGCCTGGACGTGATGGAAGGCTGTGCGAAGCGAGTCGTGGCGCTGGCGAAGGAGGCGGGCATCACCGTGGTGCCGGCCGGCCAGACGTTCCCGTACAGCCAGGACCCGCGCGACACGAACATCCGTATCGCGCCGTCCTACCCCTCCGAGACCGAAGTCGAGCAGGCGGCCGAGGGCATCGCGATCTGCTCATTGCTGGCCGCGTCGGAAAAGATCCTCGCGACGCGGAGCTGA
- the rnpA gene encoding ribonuclease P protein component yields the protein MRRAHRLRRPADFQRVRAARRSWGHPLLVLYVAPNDGATTRLGISVGKRVGKAVVRNGVKRRVREAVRHRLPDLLPGHDLVFIARAPAAEASWTDLRDAAETLLRRARVLTRATTPPASGGGTPAAHGTSAAEGSAHV from the coding sequence ATGCGACGCGCGCACCGACTCCGCCGCCCCGCCGATTTCCAGCGGGTGCGCGCTGCGCGCCGCTCATGGGGGCATCCGCTCCTCGTCCTGTACGTCGCGCCGAATGACGGCGCGACCACCAGGCTGGGCATCTCGGTAGGAAAGCGGGTGGGCAAAGCGGTGGTACGCAATGGGGTGAAGCGGCGTGTCCGCGAAGCCGTACGCCACCGTCTCCCCGACCTCCTGCCGGGCCATGACCTCGTGTTCATCGCGCGGGCGCCGGCCGCTGAGGCATCTTGGACCGACCTGCGCGACGCCGCCGAGACGCTGTTGCGGCGTGCTCGCGTTCTCACGCGGGCCACGACGCCGCCTGCTTCCGGTGGCGGCACACCAGCAGCCCACGGCACGTCCGCCGCGGAAGGCTCAGCACATGTCTGA
- a CDS encoding MBL fold metallo-hydrolase, which translates to MSRPRILCLGTGGAANVRRNQACLLVQRAAPTAAPILLDTGHGLNVVRSLLAAGIDPLSIEDVFISHRHPDHAGGIDPLLLWRRIQVLKRGAPIADAGLRVYSEPRTLRALREAFAVQASGTPAALGEALQWLPLLDGQPTALPDGRLVPFLVDHLPVDGGAMGCVVEVDGVRIAYSGDTRPSDRLAEVAQGADVLLHECGGLDQDAKQVHRPCHSTAGDAGRVARAAGVKRLILTHIADDDAVPAMLAEAQAAFGGPVTMAEDGLAFAL; encoded by the coding sequence ATGAGTCGACCACGGATCCTCTGCCTCGGGACCGGCGGCGCTGCCAATGTGCGCCGCAACCAGGCGTGCCTGCTCGTGCAGCGGGCTGCGCCCACTGCCGCGCCGATCCTGCTGGATACCGGGCATGGCCTCAACGTCGTGCGGTCATTGCTGGCGGCTGGCATCGATCCTCTCAGCATTGAGGATGTCTTCATCAGCCACCGCCACCCGGACCACGCGGGCGGCATCGATCCGCTCCTGCTGTGGCGGCGCATCCAGGTGCTCAAGCGTGGCGCGCCCATCGCCGACGCCGGCCTGCGGGTCTATTCCGAACCGCGCACGCTGCGCGCCCTCCGCGAAGCGTTCGCGGTGCAGGCGTCTGGCACGCCAGCGGCGCTCGGAGAGGCGCTCCAGTGGCTCCCGCTGCTCGACGGGCAACCAACGGCCCTGCCAGATGGCCGACTGGTCCCGTTCCTGGTCGACCATCTGCCGGTGGACGGCGGCGCGATGGGCTGCGTGGTGGAGGTCGACGGCGTCCGAATCGCCTACAGCGGCGACACGCGCCCATCTGACCGGCTCGCGGAGGTTGCCCAGGGCGCGGACGTGCTCCTGCACGAGTGCGGCGGCCTCGACCAGGATGCCAAGCAGGTGCACCGCCCTTGCCACTCGACGGCCGGCGATGCTGGCCGCGTCGCCCGGGCCGCCGGCGTCAAGCGCCTGATCCTGACCCACATCGCAGACGACGACGCCGTACCCGCGATGCTGGCTGAGGCACAGGCAGCATTCGGCGGGCCGGTCACGATGGCCGAGGACGGCCTGGCCTTCGCGCTCTAG